In the Topomyia yanbarensis strain Yona2022 chromosome 3, ASM3024719v1, whole genome shotgun sequence genome, one interval contains:
- the LOC131690901 gene encoding serine protease 33-like isoform X2, protein MIQFLFWVYSVISSVLSSTASAEDVCGERKDSSWRWNVRIIDRVPVRDSILCDGTLLNERFVLTVAHCLFDLNGDPLDVRKLWILIADGESMSIERTYYPKPFNVEELDNDLVLIMMDRRVVFNALVAPVCIPDPTRKKLKEVVVPSWESEMLPINDPVTCRTNTEKIFQKTFEGALCLGFFKETHKFIENAGNGLFEYKNGKWFLVGVQMYGTGQTKAQTSYIGAVSLQPYVIWLRGILNYHAAPNLSEKKCEELTLNKSPQAIDRDEAVNLLESERTSSRTLCHGTLISPRFVLTTAKCARKTKRVFISYGANNSEGFNNLKFYYEEWNDKLALIDLQQDKF, encoded by the exons ATGATTCAGTTTCTTTTTTGGGTTTACTCTGTAATAAGCAGTGTTCTTTCAAGTACAGCATCTGCAGAAGATGTTTGTGGCGAACGAAAAGATTCCAGTTGGAGATGGAACGTACGGATAATCGACAGGGTACCAGTCCGTGATTCGATACTCTGCGATGGAACATTATTAAATGAAAGGTTTGTGCTAACTGTAGCGCACTGTTTGTTCGATCTTAATGGTGATCCGCTTGATGTTCGTAAACTATGGATTTTGATTGCGGACGGTGAATCAATGTCCATAGAACGAACCTACTACCCAAAACCGTTCAATGTGGAAGAACTGGATAACGATTTGGTGTTAATCATGATGGATCGGCGAGTGGTGTTCAATGCGCTAGTTGCTCCCGTTTGTATACCTGATCCCACCAGAAAGAAATTGAAAGAGGTTGTTGTTCCTTCGTGGGAGAGTGAAATGTTACCGATAAACGATCCGGTTACATGCCGAACTAACACcgaaaaaatattccaaaagaCGTTCGAAGGGGCTCTCTGTCTAGGATTTTTCAAAG AAACCCACAAGTTTATTGAAAACGCAGGAAACGGTTTATTCGAATATAAGAACGGTAAATGGTTCCTAGTTGGAGTGCAAATGTACGGTACTGGCCAAACTAAAGCACAAACAAGCTACATTGGAGCCGTTTCACTGCAACCGTATGTCATTTGGCTAAGAGGGATATTAAATTACCATGCAGCGCCTAACCTTAGCGAGAAAA AATGCGAAGAGCTCACACTCAATAAGAGCCCACAAGCTATTGACAGAGATGAAGCGGTTAATCTTTTAGAATCTGAGCGAACATCCTCGCGTACTTTATGCCATGGAACACTTATCAGTCCTCGATTTGTGCTGACGACAGCTAAATGTGCTCGAAAAACAA AACGCGTGTTTATTTCATATGGCGCCAACAATTCTGAGGGGTTTAAcaacttgaaattttattacgaGGAATGGAACGACAAACTGGCACTTATTGATCTGCAACAGGAT aaattCTGA
- the LOC131690901 gene encoding serine protease 55-like isoform X1 → MIQFLFWVYSVISSVLSSTASAEDVCGERKDSSWRWNVRIIDRVPVRDSILCDGTLLNERFVLTVAHCLFDLNGDPLDVRKLWILIADGESMSIERTYYPKPFNVEELDNDLVLIMMDRRVVFNALVAPVCIPDPTRKKLKEVVVPSWESEMLPINDPVTCRTNTEKIFQKTFEGALCLGFFKETHKFIENAGNGLFEYKNGKWFLVGVQMYGTGQTKAQTSYIGAVSLQPYVIWLRGILNYHAAPNLSEKKCEELTLNKSPQAIDRDEAVNLLESERTSSRTLCHGTLISPRFVLTTAKCARKTKRVFISYGANNSEGFNNLKFYYEEWNDKLALIDLQQDVRNSEIMLSCLGIGRDTESFVFGTQIIHRNSFTHIEGLQVQYRANSPLQVKYYCSRYLYPGQLTIAGDALTIKEQNDTRNRLIGFLEEELSCESWDYFYERPKMVEGINIEMYLPWIEDIVWQSRN, encoded by the exons ATGATTCAGTTTCTTTTTTGGGTTTACTCTGTAATAAGCAGTGTTCTTTCAAGTACAGCATCTGCAGAAGATGTTTGTGGCGAACGAAAAGATTCCAGTTGGAGATGGAACGTACGGATAATCGACAGGGTACCAGTCCGTGATTCGATACTCTGCGATGGAACATTATTAAATGAAAGGTTTGTGCTAACTGTAGCGCACTGTTTGTTCGATCTTAATGGTGATCCGCTTGATGTTCGTAAACTATGGATTTTGATTGCGGACGGTGAATCAATGTCCATAGAACGAACCTACTACCCAAAACCGTTCAATGTGGAAGAACTGGATAACGATTTGGTGTTAATCATGATGGATCGGCGAGTGGTGTTCAATGCGCTAGTTGCTCCCGTTTGTATACCTGATCCCACCAGAAAGAAATTGAAAGAGGTTGTTGTTCCTTCGTGGGAGAGTGAAATGTTACCGATAAACGATCCGGTTACATGCCGAACTAACACcgaaaaaatattccaaaagaCGTTCGAAGGGGCTCTCTGTCTAGGATTTTTCAAAG AAACCCACAAGTTTATTGAAAACGCAGGAAACGGTTTATTCGAATATAAGAACGGTAAATGGTTCCTAGTTGGAGTGCAAATGTACGGTACTGGCCAAACTAAAGCACAAACAAGCTACATTGGAGCCGTTTCACTGCAACCGTATGTCATTTGGCTAAGAGGGATATTAAATTACCATGCAGCGCCTAACCTTAGCGAGAAAA AATGCGAAGAGCTCACACTCAATAAGAGCCCACAAGCTATTGACAGAGATGAAGCGGTTAATCTTTTAGAATCTGAGCGAACATCCTCGCGTACTTTATGCCATGGAACACTTATCAGTCCTCGATTTGTGCTGACGACAGCTAAATGTGCTCGAAAAACAA AACGCGTGTTTATTTCATATGGCGCCAACAATTCTGAGGGGTTTAAcaacttgaaattttattacgaGGAATGGAACGACAAACTGGCACTTATTGATCTGCAACAGGATGTGAG aaattCTGAGATTATGCTAAGCTGCTTGGGGATCGGAAGGGATACGGAAAGTTTTGTTTTTGGTACACAAATTATTCACCGAAATTCCTTTACTCATATCGAAGGTCTCCAGGTCCAGTATCGCGCGAACTCTCCGCTTCAGGTGAAGTACTACTGTTCACGGTATCTGTACCCGGGGCAGTTAACCATTGCTGGGGATGCACTGACTATTAAAGAACAAAACGACACTCGTAACCGACTAATTGGTTTCCTAGAGGAAGAGCTGAGCTGTGAATCGTGGGATTATTTCTACGAACGTCCAAAAATGGTAGAAGGCATTAATATTGAGATGTATTTACCTTGGATAGAAGATATCGTATGGCAAagcagaaattaa